The DNA region TCTGGCGCACCCGGCGATCGCTGAACGCTGGTTTACGCTGCCGAATCTGTGGTTCCTGCTGCCGGTTCCGCTACTGGTTGCGGTGATAGCCTTCTGGCTATGGCGAACGCTTAACCAACAAAACAGCCACGCGCTGCCCTTTGTGTTGACCCTCGGGCTGATTTTCCTCGGTTTCAGCGGCCTTGGGATCAGCATCTGGCCGCACATTATTCCCCCTTCCATTACACTCTGGCAGGCGGCGGCGCCCGCGCAGAGTCAGGGCTTTATGCTGGTCGGCGCGTTACTGATAATTCCCATTATTCTGGTTTACACCTTCTGGAGTTACTACGTATTCCGTGGAAAAGTTCAACATGGCGAGGGGTATCACTGATGCAACCATCTGTCTGGAAACGCCTGATGTGGCTGGTGATTTTGTGGGGCGGCAGCGTGCTGGCGCTAGCTGGCGTGGGAATGTTCTTTCGCCTGATCATGACGGCGGCGGGATTTAAATCTCACTAACTGTATGTTACGTCGGGAGGGCGCTTTCCCTCCCGATTAACAACATGAATAATCGCATCCGGTGCTTCACTACTCAATAGATTCATATTGAATATGAACAACCGGAGGGGCTTTAGCCACTAACGGTTTCCTGAATGCATCAATATACTGAATGATTGCTTGCTGGTTGATTGCTGTATAAAAAGCTTCTTCCCAGTTATTCGAAAGATAATATTCCTCTTGTGTTTCAGGAAGATGGCACTCGATAATTTTGGCAACACTGGCCCTTCTCTTCTTTGCTTTCCGTATCGTTCTGCGAAGGAGTGCTTCACAATATTCTTTGATACGCTTCGTCACTCTCAATGTTCTGATATGCAAACGAACACGTGGCATCTCTGCGTCACTGATATTGCTGAATTTATAATTTACATCAAAGACCACTTCACTCTCATTCAGACTCGCTGAAATAACGAAACCAATATTTGAAAGTAACGGACTGTAAAAAGGATGGATAAACATCGCAATGCCATCATCAACACTGTAATATTTCTGCCCCTTGTTCGGCACACAGTCTATACATTGGGGCACAAGGTTATCCGGATATATGGCAAATTCCGGCCAGTCTTCTTTGGGAAGAAAATGGTCTATCGTTGAAGGTGTGACGGGCTTGCCACAATAGGGGCAAGAATCGAGTTCATGTTTTGTCCGGCGAAATGAGAGAAGTTCGCCAAGATGGCTGGGCGAATTTACATAATGATCAATCAAAATTTTCTTTATCGACCAGACTGTTTTAACCTTACCATCATCAGCCGGAAGAGCGGAAAGGTATTCACTGGCAGGCGGTGTATCGCTGCAATTAATAATAAGCTCATCATAAGATGCGTATTTAAGCAAAAGATTGTCCTCTTCTGCCGCCAGTCGAGACTGGTCCGCTCTTTTGCTTTTGAGAGCATCTTTCAACCACGTACGATCGTTTGTTTTTTTCATTTCAGGAAGATAGAGCATTATTTATCCTCCTGCCTGATAAAAACATCTGGTGAATCATCCATGAGATCGGCAAGATAAACTAGCGCATCATCACCGACTTTGTGTTTCATCTTTCTCAGAAAATCCTGTTCGGACGTAGCATTGTCGGCCTGATGTTTTTCAAAAATATCTTTAATGGTATTTTGATAAGGTTTAACTGTCTTATAGTCATCAAAAAGCTCCCCGATTATTTCATCCAGTGACTCACCTAAGGTTTCAATTTCTGGATGCGTAATCATGGCATTGTGCAAACTGCCCCGGAGCACATGGACGTAATCACGTTTTACTTCACGTGCAATAATGGCTGAATGTGTCGCAATAATTGCATAGGAGTTTTTAAAGGAAAGAATATTTTTCAACATTTCGACGAGAGCCACTTCAAGCGTCGGGTGGAGATATAACTCTGGCTCATCAATGATAAGCAAACTTTTTTCCGCGATACCGGAAATGATGCCCGGGATCATATATGAAAATATTTTTTGCCCGGAACTTAATTTTACAACCTGACCATCCTTTATAAACTTAATACCTTTATCTAGGGCGATTTTTTCTAAAAACGGATTGCCTTTAGGGGTAACATCATCTAAATGCAGAATCTCTCCTTCAATAGATTCGAAAACCACATCATCGAAGTCGATGGCTATTTGCAATGTGGAAATCAATAATTTAATACGATTTAAATCTTCCCACCATTCATCATGTTCAAGACTAATCGCTTCGAAAAAATATCGCGAAACATTCCTGGCGGGCCGTTCTCTATCAAATTGACCATCATTATCCCTGAAACCAATGTAGTCGTACTCATTTACATCCATTTTCACATCAGTACGATCGTCAGTCTTATCAGCGTAATACTTATTTATTAGTTTCTGCTCAACGTCACTATTAGTGTCATATTCTTCAAAAGGCGAAAATGCGACTACCAATAGCTTATTAAAATAAGGTGTATTATCGTTATCCTGTATACCCGAGACAATTTCTGAGATGTATTTAAGCAAGAATGTTTTTCCTAACCCGTTCCTACCCACAAGCAGGTTAATATGCTGAGGTTCAATATCATCTACAATTTCCCTGGAGAAATTAAACGCCACCTTATCCATACCTTCCGGAGGATTAGAAATAGTGAAATCGATAGTGCGATCAGCGATATTCTTACCGAGTGCAATCTGTTTTCCCGTATTCAGGATGGCATCAATGCTGGAACTGTCACGAAACAGCGCCCCTTGGTACCCCTCCCACAGTAAATGTTTATGATGCAGGTTCTGATTATAGCTGGCATCACATATTCCTGAGAGAAATGATCGAACATCTTTTCGAGAAAACGTTTTATTTAATGCCTTATAAAATGATATTTTTTCTGGCAGAGAAACCACTTTGTCCTTGTCCAGCAATTCAGTCACATCGTAGATATCACCCGCTGGCAGCATCTTGCCTTCGCGCAAAAAATAATCCGCAGTATGGCTTTCACCATTAACAAGAATTCTGGCGTAACCCAGCTCGTGTTCCTGGCCTTTGTTGTCTTTCACTACCACATTAAAAAGCATGACATGGCCAAAATCATCCCATGGTTTAGGTTTTGATTTGACTAAGTTATCCTGCCGCAAATACACGCCACTGTCAGTGTGTGTGATTATTCTTTTAATCGATAAGAAAAAACGCATAAGCAACCGTCCGTGACACTATAGGAAAATTCTCGATATCCATAAAATAATGCCACCATACGGAAAGAGCCAGTCATTTCTGGCTCTTTCAATCACTTACGCTTTGGCAGCGTTTTCATCAGTTCTTCCGGGCTGACGGAAGCCACCACGCTGCCGGGTAGCGGCATCTTCAGAATGTGATTTTTGATTTTACCGATCACATGCATTTCACACGGGCGGCAGTCAAATTTCAGCGTTAACACCTCATCGCCGTTAACCAACTGCATCGGCGTCGCCTTCCAGCTTTTGATATTGCCCTTCGCCTGCTTCGGGCACAGATTAAAGGCAAAGCGTAGACAATGTTTGGTGATCATCACCGGCACATCGCCCTTTTCTTCATGCGCTTCATACGCCGCATCAATCAGCTGCACGC from Citrobacter amalonaticus Y19 includes:
- a CDS encoding AAA family ATPase, translated to MRFFLSIKRIITHTDSGVYLRQDNLVKSKPKPWDDFGHVMLFNVVVKDNKGQEHELGYARILVNGESHTADYFLREGKMLPAGDIYDVTELLDKDKVVSLPEKISFYKALNKTFSRKDVRSFLSGICDASYNQNLHHKHLLWEGYQGALFRDSSSIDAILNTGKQIALGKNIADRTIDFTISNPPEGMDKVAFNFSREIVDDIEPQHINLLVGRNGLGKTFLLKYISEIVSGIQDNDNTPYFNKLLVVAFSPFEEYDTNSDVEQKLINKYYADKTDDRTDVKMDVNEYDYIGFRDNDGQFDRERPARNVSRYFFEAISLEHDEWWEDLNRIKLLISTLQIAIDFDDVVFESIEGEILHLDDVTPKGNPFLEKIALDKGIKFIKDGQVVKLSSGQKIFSYMIPGIISGIAEKSLLIIDEPELYLHPTLEVALVEMLKNILSFKNSYAIIATHSAIIAREVKRDYVHVLRGSLHNAMITHPEIETLGESLDEIIGELFDDYKTVKPYQNTIKDIFEKHQADNATSEQDFLRKMKHKVGDDALVYLADLMDDSPDVFIRQEDK
- a CDS encoding HNH endonuclease, with product MLYLPEMKKTNDRTWLKDALKSKRADQSRLAAEEDNLLLKYASYDELIINCSDTPPASEYLSALPADDGKVKTVWSIKKILIDHYVNSPSHLGELLSFRRTKHELDSCPYCGKPVTPSTIDHFLPKEDWPEFAIYPDNLVPQCIDCVPNKGQKYYSVDDGIAMFIHPFYSPLLSNIGFVISASLNESEVVFDVNYKFSNISDAEMPRVRLHIRTLRVTKRIKEYCEALLRRTIRKAKKRRASVAKIIECHLPETQEEYYLSNNWEEAFYTAINQQAIIQYIDAFRKPLVAKAPPVVHIQYESIE
- a CDS encoding DUF2474 domain-containing protein, whose translation is MQPSVWKRLMWLVILWGGSVLALAGVGMFFRLIMTAAGFKSH